TCGCGAATGCGCCTCGCAGCCGTCGCGTCAGCGCTCGCTGTCAAGAAAGCGCGGCTTGCCGATCCGGCGGTCGCCGAGCGCAAGACCGGTTATGTCGTCGGCGGCATCAGTCCGGTCGGCCAGAAGACGCATCTGCCGACGGTCATCGACAGCTCGAGTCTCGCGCACGAGACCATCTTCGTGTCGGCGGGACGCCGAGGGCTCGACCTTGAGATCGCACCGCGGCTTCTCGTTGCCGTGACGCGAGGCGACACGGCGCCACTCACGTAGGCATTCGCGCCCGGAGCGGGCGTTCAGCTGCCGATGCTCAGAACAGCAGTCCGGCGAGACGCGCGCGCGCTTTCGTCACGCGGGGGTCTGCGGCGCCCACAATCTCGAACAGTTCGAGGAGTCGTTCGCGCACCGCTGTCTTCCCATCGTCATCCAGCTCGGGAAACAGGGTGAGCAGTCGGTCGAATGCGTCGTCGACGTGCCCGCCCGAGACATCCATATCGGCAACGGCAAGCTGAGCGTCGACATCGCGAGGGGCGGATGCTGCGGCATTGCGCACGTTTTCGAGCGAAGCTCCGCTCACGCGAACGAGCAGCCGCACCTGCGCACGCCCTGCCTTCGCCTCCTCGTCTTTCGGGTTCTGCGCGATCGCCTTGTCGTACGCGGCGATCGCCGACTCGTAGTCACCGCGCTCGATCGCATCCAGCGCCTCCTGGTGCAGAGGCGGGAGCGGCTCAGGTTCTGGCTCCGCGTTCTCGGCTGCGCTCGTGTCGCCCGAGACCGTTGCGGTGCCCGTCACGCCGTTCTGAGCGGCGATCTGCAGCACCTGCTCGAGCACCTCGCGAACCTGCGCCTCCGGAACGGCGCCCTGGAACACCTGCATCGGGCGTCCGCCGAGAAGCACCCCGACGGTCGGAATCGACTGCGCCTGGAAGACCTGCGCGAGTTGGGGATTCGCGTCGACGTCGACCTTCATCAGCAGAATTCGGCCCGCGTAGTCGGTCACGACCTTCTCGAGGACGGGCGTGAGCTGCTTGCACGGACCGCACCATTCAGCCCACAGGTCGACCAGTACAGGCACCTGCATCGACAGCTCGACGAACTTCTCGACCGTGCTGTCTGTGCCGTCGAGAATCAGGCTTTCGACGACGAGCGGGCTGTTGCCTGACTGCGCGGATGCGCCAGGCGCTGGCTGCTGTTGCGCGGGCTGGGCTCCGCGATTGGCGAGGCTGGACAAATCGACGGCACCGCGCACAGCGGCACCATCATGGGGCTTTTCGCTCATTTCAACTCCGTGGCGCTCAGGAGCCCCTGACTGAAGCCGAGAAGCGTGATCTTGGCTTCGGAGTCAGCGGGCGGAACATAGAACAGCAATTGATCAGAATACGTCGATTCGATGCCCTTTGCAGTCTCGTCGAGTCCGGCAAGTGCCGCCATGGTCGTGCCTTCGATCTTGATGAGGGCACCGTCTTCCTTCGGCTTCACGGTCTCGACCTCGTGCATGTTCACCGCGACGAGCGCTCCAGAGTTCAGCGTGGCAAGAGATACGGGCTTCGCGTCGCCTGCTGTCGTCGAGAACGAAATCGTCGCCGTGTCGGGAAGTTCCTTCTTTTTTGTCTCACGATCCGAGGCGATCGCCGAGATGAGGGTGTCGTTGCTGACGTCGAACTTCGAGGCGAATTCGCTCTCGTCGCCCTTCGCGACAATGTCGGCGTACGCCGCCGCGACCTCCCCGGGCGCCATGGTCAGCCACGCAGAATCAGCGGGGATGCTGGCAGCGCCGACGCTCGCGGGGGCAAGCTGCGGCACGACGGCGTCGGGCTCGAGTCGCTGCGTGTAGACAACCTTGTAATTGTCGCGCGGAGTCTCCTGCCTGAGCACGACCGAGGTCGGCGCGACGGTCGGGTCCTCGTCTTTGACCATGGCGATGACTGTGCGCGGCCACGTCTCGGTCGCCTTCGGAAGACTGATCGTCAGCGGCGCTGCCGGAATGGGAGCCGGAGCGGAGTAGTCCGAGATCTTCTCTCGAATCTTGTAGTTTGCCGTACGCTCCTTGAGCGCGGCGCCCGCGAACCGCGTCGCGGCGAGGTCGGCGTCTCGCGCGCTGTCGGCTTCTGTGGCGACGGCGGAGACGTCGGCCATGATGCGCTCCAGCTGCGGTACCGAGACCGAGGGTGGCGGCAGCTCTTCGTCGTCTGCCGTCGCGGTCGGCGTCGGTGTTTCAGACAGCCTCGGGTCTGGAGTGAAGTCGGGCCAGAACGCCTGGGAACAACCGCTGAGGCTAATGGCGCCGACAAGCACAACGGGCACGACGGCCATTCGCAATCGCCCGCGACCGGCGCCCTTCCCTGCCGTGAGGGCGCGCGGCCGGGATCCTCGCCCGAGGATTCCCCTCTTGCGGCCCTGATCGATGCCCTTTCTGCGCGGCCCTCGCGAGCGCCGCAGATGGTTGATTCCGAGGAGGTAGAGAATGAGACCGACGATGATCATGATGATTCCGCCGACGATGAGCGGACCCGCCCACGGTGTCGAGTTATCGCTCGGCCAGGTGAGCTTGAGCTGCGACGGCGCCGGGTGCGTCCCATCGGAGGCGATGAGAACGCTGACTCCCTCGGGAATGTTCATCGGAGCGATGACCGCCTCCTCTTCAATATTCTCCATGAGCCACAAGTCCGAGCCAGCCGGGTTCGGGCCAGCGTCTTGCTCGTTCGTGTCGTCAGTGGCCTCAGGCTCCGGTGTCTCCGTGGCTTCAGGGTCGGGAGTCGCTGTCGCGTCAGGCTCGGGCTCCGTAGCCTCGTGCGTCGTTGCGACGAGCTCTGTCTTGTCGTCATTGAACGTGATGGTGTTGTACGCCTCGTCTCCCAGCCACGCTGTGACGTCGCCCGTGCGCCCGTACGCCACGAAGACGGTGTCAGAGCCCGTTGCGGTCACCGACTGCTTACCGGGAAGCGCCGTCATCGTCTCGCCGTCGATAACAGTGAATGCCGCGTCGCCCGGCACGGTCACGTCGTACGAGACAGCGGCGGGCGGAAGAAAGACCGTCCGCTGGGCGATGCCGAGAACGATCATGGCCGCCGCAGCGACGAACGCGGCTATGGCCAGGACGAATCGCACGAGTTACTCCTCCAGCGTCACCGAGAGTCGGGTGTAGCATCCGGGTTTCGAGCCACCACGGTGACGAATACAGACGCTACAGAGTAGCCCACTTGTCTGAAAACCCGCTCGGCGACTCGGTCCGCGCGCTGCTCACGACGGCCGCCGAGGGCGTTTAGGATGAGGGGCACGCATTTCAAGGGGGCACGAGTGAAAATCCAGAACGCGTTCCGGGTCGGACTCATCGGCACCCTCGGCGTTGGCATCGGTCTTCTGATCATCAACTCTGTTGTCACGCTGTCGACCGTCATCATCTACATCGGCGCTGCGCTCTTCATTGCACTCGGACTCGACCCGATCGTGACGTGGCTTGAGAAGAAGAGCTTTCCCCGCTGGGCGGCGCTGATCACCGTCATGCTGTGCGTACTTGCGCTCTTCACAGGCGTGATCTGGATGGTCGTGCCGATCATCGTTGATCAAGTGGGTAAGCTCGTCGCGCTCGTGCCGCAGATACAGCGCCAGATCGGCGATCTCACTCTGCTTCAATTCCTGCAGCAGCAGTTCCCGTTCGTGCCCTTCGATGAGATCATCGACAGCGCTGCCGGATGGCTGACCGACGCCAGCAACGTCTCCAATCTCTCAAGCGGGATTCTCAATGTCGCGCTCTCCATCGGATCGTTCTTCTTCGGCGCGCTCATCATCCTCATCCTCACGCTCTACTTCACGGCCTCGCTTCCGACGATGCGTCGCGGAATGTACCTTCTTGTCCCCGCGTCGAAGCGCGCTCGCTTCGCAGACTTGAGCGAGCAGATCACCGATTCGATCGGCTACTACGTGATCGGCCAGACAAGCATCGCCGCGTGCAACGGAATCCTCTCGTTCATCTTTCTATCGATTATCCAGGCGCCATTCCCGCCCGTTCTCGCCGTCATAGCGTTCATCGCGTCGATGATCCCCCTCGTCGGCACGCTCTCCGGTTCGATCATCATCACCCTCGCGTGCCTCATTCCCGGGCTCGGCTCACCGTTCACGGCTCTGGTTGCCGGCGTCTACTACCTCGTCTACATGCAGATCGAGGCGTACGTGATCAGCCCAAACATCATGCGGCGAGCCGTGTCGGTTCCTGGCGCGGTTGTCGTCATCGCGGCGCTCGCGGGCGGTTCCCTGCTGGGGCTTCTCGGCGCGCTTGTCGCGATTCCGACCGCGGCCGCGATCCTGCTGATCATCAAGCAGGTCGTCATTCCGCGGCAGAACGAGCTCTAGGCGAGCGGGCCGTCCCACTCGGTCGCGAGCGGAAGCGCGTCGGGATTCACGATCGTGAGAATCTCGCTCAGCACACGGCGCGTCTGCTTCTCGCCGACCCAGAGGTGCCGGCCATTTTCGACGGGCACGAGCGTCGCGTCAGGCACAAGCGAGAAGCGCTCCTCTGCCTCAGCCGGACGCAGGTAATCGTCGAGCTCAGGAATAATCGCCACCAGGCGCCGTGAGTCTCCAGCCCAGGCTCGGAGCTCGGCGTCTGTCGTGCGGTGAAGCGGCGGCGAGAGCAGTATCGCCCCCGTGATGGAGTGAGCGCGACCGTATTTGAGGGCAAGCTCCGTGCCGAACGACCAGCCCAGAAGCCACGGGTTCGGGAGGCCGCGCTCTGTGACGAAATCCACAGCGGCGGCGACGTCGAATTCTTCATCGATTCCGTCTCCGAAGAACCCCTCGCTCGTGCCCCGAGGAGAGGTCGTGCCTCGAGTGTTGAAGCGCAGAACGGCGAGGTCGGCGAGTGCGGGAAGGCGCGCCGCAGCCTTCTTCAGAATGTGCGAATCCATGAACCCGCCTGCCGTCGGGAGTGGATGCAGCGTGACGAGCGTCGCTACCGGGGTGCGATCGGTCGGGGTGGCGAGTTCTCCCACGAGCGTCAGCCCGTCATCGGTGTGCAGCGTGATCTCCTCACGTTGGGCGGGAAGCGTGACAGCGCCGCGAATATCTGTCGTCACGAAATGCTCCAGCAATGCGAGTGCCAGTGTCGTCGGGCCGCAAGGTCTGCAGAGTCACCGAGGACTCCGTCGGCGCGCCAGGCGACGAGGTGCGGATTTCCGGGTTCGACGACGCCTCCGCAGCCCGGACAGATGTACTCCTTGAGCGCGCGAGCGGCAGATACGGGTTGAATGTTCCAGGTCACGCCCCGTCGCACTTCCGATCTCTTCCAGCCCGAGAGCAGACGGCTGAGGTCGCCGTCGTCGTGTTCGGCGGCGCGGCGTCGTCGACGCGGCCGGTTGCTGCGCGGCATCATCAGCTCCACGGAGATCGTGCGGGATCAGTACCAGCCGGTCGCTTGGGAGTGCGACCATGCGCCGCACGGTGAGCCATAGCGACCGGAAATGTACCCGAGCCCCCAGGAAATCTGGGTTGCCGGATTCGTCTGCCAATCAGCGCCGGCAGAAGCCATCTTGCTGCCGGGCAGGGCCTGCGGAATCCCGTAGGCTCCTGACGAAGCATTATGGGCGTAGACGTTCCATCCGGATTCGCGGTCCCACAAAGCAACAAGACAGTTGTACTGATCGGCTCCCCAACCGCGGGAAAGAACCATGTCGTAGGCGATGGCCTTTGCGGAACCCGGGTCGGGAGTGCCTGCAGCGGGAGGAGCACTCGAGCCCGAACGTGACGTATCGTCCGCTGACTCATCTTCAACGGGATCCGGCTTCGGCTTGGGCTTCGGCTTGACGTATACGTCGTAACCGTCGCGATCCACGGCCGTCTCATACGTTCCGCTGACGACCATCGACTGCGCGTCTGCCGCGCGATCCGTCTGAACCACCTGGAAGTACGGCGACGCCGTGGCACCCGAATACGGGTCGACGACGTTCACAGCCAAGAAGCCGAACGCGGCGAGAAACGAGAAGAACCCGAGTACCAGAGTGCGCCGAGTGCGGGGTCGCTGGCGCCGAGCCTTCACCGCGTGAACGGAGGGCGAGATTTTTGCAACATGCTTTCCCACGATAACGGTTATGTTACACGAGAGCCCTGTCGCAGCTCCAGCGCCACGCGAACACGATCAGCGAACGGCCAGCATGACGCTCACGACAGCGTCAAGAACCGCGTCAACTTGAGCCTCGTCATAACCGCCCCGCTCACTGGGGAAGACGACGGACCGCACGCGATCGACGCTGATCGGCGCGCCGTCGGTGAAGTAGTCTTCGATCTTGCGCGCGAACGCGTCGACATCCTCGCGTCGGTATCCCTGCGTGATGAAGCTGACGCGCCGAAAGCGTTCACGGTCGGGCCGGGCCAGACGGTTCAGGACGACCTGAGCTGTCGTGGTCGCGTCCTCGAGCCAGCGATCGCGCCCTTGCTCTTCGTAGGCGACGTCGCGCTCTCGGCGCGCGAACGCATCTTCAAGTCGTTCGAGAGCCGCGTCGACGTGCACGGGCGAATAGCCCTTGCGCTTCATGCTGAACGAAGCCGCGCGGAGATCGTCAGAGGTCATCGTCTCGTCGCCGGTCTCGTCGTACGCTTCGCGTGCCCGCGCGAGAAAGGCGTCGACCTCGTCGATCGCGTATCCCTTACCGTGTTTCACGAGCGGAAAGTGTGGCGTCACGTTCTCATTCTCTCCCTGTACCGGCTGAAAGCACCATCAGTGCACGACGAGAGTGTAGACAGCGAACATGACGGCGGCCGACGGAAGTATCGAGTCGAGCCGGTCAAGAAAGCCGCCGTGCCCGGGGAGCCATGAACTCATGTCCTTGATTCCCATATCTCGCTTGATCATGGACTCGGCCAAGTCACCGACCGTGGCGCTGCCCAGAATCAGCACGCCCAGAATGACGCCGATCCACCACGGCTGGTCGATCATGAATACCGCAAGTAGCACACCGGCGAGGATGCTGCAGCCGACAGCGCCGGCGAAGCCCTCCCAGGTCTTCTTCGGACTGATCTTCGGCGCCATCGGGTGCTTGCCGAACGACAGACCAGCCGCGTAGGCTCCGATGTCGACGCTCACTACAAGGATGATGAACGCGAGCGTCCACCACTCGCCGCGCTCCTGGGAAACCAGCACGACGGCGAAGCTCGCAAGCCATGGAACGTAGATCTGTATGAATGCCGCCGTGGCAAGGTCGCTCACGACGTCCCTGACGCTTCGTCGAACGCCCGAGGCCATCTGGGCGACAAGCCGATACACCACGACGAAGGCGATCGCTCCGGCAAGAACCATTCCGCGACTCGGAGCATCGATGAAGTATGCAGTGCCGATGATGAACACCGCCGCGATCACCGCCGCGATCGGGTCGACGTAGCGCCCCGTTCTACGAAGCGCCTGGGCAAGCTCGAAAGCGGTGAAACCGACGATCATCGTCGCGAAGACAGCAAACACGACCTTGACGAAGATCAGGCTCGCGACAAGCACACCCCCGAGAACCACGCCGATCAGAATGGCGAGGATCAGGTTGCGTCCCGTGCGCTCGGTGATCCGCTCGTTGACTTGATCAAACCGCTCACGGCCGTCGCGAACCTGCCGTTCAATATCATCCCGCGTCACCTTCAACTGGGCTTGCAGCTCAGCCTTCCGTCGGCGAACGGCATCGCGCGGGGACCGGGAATCGTCGTCAGCGTTCACGATTTTGCTCGACTACGGTTCGCCACGTCACACCTCGAGAAGCTCGGCCTCTTTGCGCTTGAGCGCCTCGTCGATGGCATCTGTGTGGGACTTTGTGATCTGCTCGAGTTCCTTCTCGCCCCGCGCGACCTCGTCGTCGCCGACTTCGCCCTTGAGCGCGTCAAGATCGTCTTTGCCACGACGGCGGATGTTTCGGATGGCAACACGCGCGTCCTCGCCCTTGCCGCGCACAAGCTTCACGTACTCCTTGCGCCGCTCCTCGGTCAGCTCCGGCATCGTCACGCGAATGATCGTGCCGTCGTTCGACGGATTCACTCCGAGGTTCGGCGCGTCTCTGATCGCCTGCTCAATATCTTTCATCGCCGTCTTGTCGTAGGGCGAGATCACGATCGACCGAGCATCGGTGTTGTTCACGGACGCGAGCTGCTCAAGCGGTGTCGGCGAACCGTAGTAGTCCACGAGAAGGCGCTGGAACAGCTGTGGGTTCGCCCGACCGGAACGAACGGTCGCGAAGTCGTCCTTGGCCACCTCAACGGCTCTGTCCATCTTTGATGAAGTCTCGGTCAATACGTCGGCGATCACTCGTCGCTCCTTCTCGTCGTGGGCCTTGAACCAGTCTAGTTGCTGACGAAGGTTCCGATATCGCTGCCGCGCAGGGCAGCGGTGACGTTGCCCGAAGGCTCCATCCCGAACACCTGCATCGGCATATGGTTGTCCATGCAGAGGCTGAATGCTGTCGAGTCGACGACCTTCAATCCCTGCTGAAGAGCTTCCTGGTACGTGATCGTGCGAATGAGCGTGGCGCTCTCATCGACCCGCGGGTCGGCGGTGTACACGCCATCGACGCCGTTCTTCGCGACAAGCACGACGTCGGCTCCGATCTCAAGCGCGCGCTGCGCAGAAACCGTGTCTGTCGAGAAATAGGGAAGACCTGCACCGGCACCGAAGATGACGACGCGCCCTTTCTCGAGGTGACGCTCGGCCCTGCGGGGAATATACGGCTCTGCCACCTGCGTCATCTCAATCGCCGACTGCACGCGCGTGGTCGCACCCGCCTGTTCGAGAAAGTCCTGAAGAGCGAGAGCGTTCATCACGGTTCCGAGCATTCCCATATAGTCGGCTCGCCCGCGCTCCATGCCGCGCTCCGAAAGCTCGGCACCGCGAAAGAAGTTTCCGCCACCGACGACGACAGCGACCTCAACCTCACGTGCTGCTTCCGCGATCTCGCGGGCGATGTTGCCAACGACATCGGGATTCACTCCGAGTCGACCGCCTCCGAATGCTTCACCAGACAGCTTCAGCAGTACTCTGCGCTTCTTCTCCGACATGCGGTCGACATCCTTCCGATCGTGTGCTCTTCAAACTACTGCGTGCCGCGCTTTCGTGCACACACAAAGGAGCCCGGGCTGCTTGTGCAACCCGGACTCCTCTTGTGTGCTTACGCGCCGACCTTCAGGCGGGCGAAGCCTGTGACGGTCAGCCCCGAATCGGCGAGGACCTTCTTCACCTGGACCTTGCTGTCCCTGGCATAGGCCTGTTCGACGAGCACGACCTGCTTGAGGAAGGCATTCAGGCGGCCCTCGATAATCTTCGGAAGCGCCGCCTCCGGCTTTCCTTCGTTTCGGGAGATCTCGGTAACGATCTCCCGCTCCTTGTCGAGCACGTCGGCCGGCACGTCGTCGGCGGTCAGGTACGCCGGGTCGAACATGGCGATGTGCTGAGCAATGGCTCGCGCCGTCTCAGCGTCGTCACCGTCGTATGCCACGGCAACGCCGATCTGCGGAGGCAGGTCCTTCGAGGTGCGGTGAAGGTACACCGCGAAGTGCGATCCCTCGACCCGTGCGACACGGCGCAGCTCGATCTTCTCACCGATCGTGGCAGCCTGCTCACTGATCACATCAGCGACGGTCTTGCCGCCAGCGTCTGCGCTGAGTCCTTCGTCGGCCGACGACGCGCCGGCCGCAGCAACGGCATCCGCCACGGTGTCGGCGAGGGCAACGAACTTCTCGTTCTTCGCGACGAAGTCAGTCTCGCACGCCAGCTCGATCAACGTGGTCGAGCCGTCGGACTCGCGAGAGACGATCAGGCCCTCGCTCGTCGACCGGTCAGCGCGCTTTGCGTTGCCCTTCGCACCCTTGAGGCGAAGGATCTCCGTGGCCTTCTCGACGTCGCCGTCAGCCTCGACGAGCGCGGCCTTGGTGTCGGCCATACCCGTACCGAGCTGCTCGCGCAGCGCCTTCAGGTCGGCAATGCTGAAGTTTGCCATTGTCTGAAACTCCTCGTTGTCGAAAGTTATTTTGCGTCGTCGGCGGCCGGTGCCTCAGCGGCCTCTGCCGCAGGAGCCTCGGTCTTCTCCGCTGCGGGAGCCTCAGTCGTCTCCTCCGCGGCAGCTTCGGAGGTGTCCTCAGCCGCGGGGGCCGGAGCAGACTCGTTCTGCTCTGCTGCAAGAAGCTCCTGCTCCCATTCGGCGAGCGGCTCAGCCTGCTCAGATCCCTCGGCGGGCTTCTGGTGGCGCTGGATGAGTCCCTCGGCGGCAGCATCGGCGACAATGCGCGTGAGCAGGCTCACGGAGCGGATGGCGTCGTCATTGCCCGGGATCGGGTAGTTGACCTCGTCGGGGTCGCAGTTGGTGTCGAGGATCGCGACGACCGGAATGCCCAGCTTCTTCGCCTCGTCAACAGCGAGGTGCTCCTTCTTCGTGTCAACGATCCAGAGCGCCGAAGGAGTCTTTGTCAGGTTGCGGATTCCGCCGAGCGACTTGTGGAGCTTGTCGAGCTCACGCTTCTTGATCAGCAGTTCCTTCTTCGTGAAGGCCGACTTCGAGGCGTCCTCGTAGTCGAGCTCCTCGAGCTCCTTCATGCGTGCAAGGCGCTTTGACACGGTCTGGAAGTTGGTGAGCAGTCCGCCGAGCCAGCGCTGGTTGACGTACGGCTGTCCCACACGGGTCGCCTGCTCT
This DNA window, taken from Paramicrobacterium agarici, encodes the following:
- the ybaK gene encoding Cys-tRNA(Pro) deacylase translates to MARSHETARTPATRALTVAEVPFTLHRYEHDPRATDFGAEAAEKLDVAPERIFKTLVVDAGGGLAVAVIPVHSRMRLAAVASALAVKKARLADPAVAERKTGYVVGGISPVGQKTHLPTVIDSSSLAHETIFVSAGRRGLDLEIAPRLLVAVTRGDTAPLT
- a CDS encoding tetratricopeptide repeat protein gives rise to the protein MSEKPHDGAAVRGAVDLSSLANRGAQPAQQQPAPGASAQSGNSPLVVESLILDGTDSTVEKFVELSMQVPVLVDLWAEWCGPCKQLTPVLEKVVTDYAGRILLMKVDVDANPQLAQVFQAQSIPTVGVLLGGRPMQVFQGAVPEAQVREVLEQVLQIAAQNGVTGTATVSGDTSAAENAEPEPEPLPPLHQEALDAIERGDYESAIAAYDKAIAQNPKDEEAKAGRAQVRLLVRVSGASLENVRNAAASAPRDVDAQLAVADMDVSGGHVDDAFDRLLTLFPELDDDGKTAVRERLLELFEIVGAADPRVTKARARLAGLLF
- a CDS encoding AI-2E family transporter, with the protein product MKIQNAFRVGLIGTLGVGIGLLIINSVVTLSTVIIYIGAALFIALGLDPIVTWLEKKSFPRWAALITVMLCVLALFTGVIWMVVPIIVDQVGKLVALVPQIQRQIGDLTLLQFLQQQFPFVPFDEIIDSAAGWLTDASNVSNLSSGILNVALSIGSFFFGALIILILTLYFTASLPTMRRGMYLLVPASKRARFADLSEQITDSIGYYVIGQTSIAACNGILSFIFLSIIQAPFPPVLAVIAFIASMIPLVGTLSGSIIITLACLIPGLGSPFTALVAGVYYLVYMQIEAYVISPNIMRRAVSVPGAVVVIAALAGGSLLGLLGALVAIPTAAAILLIIKQVVIPRQNEL
- a CDS encoding alpha/beta hydrolase, whose translation is MTTDIRGAVTLPAQREEITLHTDDGLTLVGELATPTDRTPVATLVTLHPLPTAGGFMDSHILKKAAARLPALADLAVLRFNTRGTTSPRGTSEGFFGDGIDEEFDVAAAVDFVTERGLPNPWLLGWSFGTELALKYGRAHSITGAILLSPPLHRTTDAELRAWAGDSRRLVAIIPELDDYLRPAEAEERFSLVPDATLVPVENGRHLWVGEKQTRRVLSEILTIVNPDALPLATEWDGPLA
- a CDS encoding lytic transglycosylase domain-containing protein, which gives rise to MGKHVAKISPSVHAVKARRQRPRTRRTLVLGFFSFLAAFGFLAVNVVDPYSGATASPYFQVVQTDRAADAQSMVVSGTYETAVDRDGYDVYVKPKPKPKPDPVEDESADDTSRSGSSAPPAAGTPDPGSAKAIAYDMVLSRGWGADQYNCLVALWDRESGWNVYAHNASSGAYGIPQALPGSKMASAGADWQTNPATQISWGLGYISGRYGSPCGAWSHSQATGWY
- a CDS encoding DivIVA domain-containing protein — its product is MTPHFPLVKHGKGYAIDEVDAFLARAREAYDETGDETMTSDDLRAASFSMKRKGYSPVHVDAALERLEDAFARRERDVAYEEQGRDRWLEDATTTAQVVLNRLARPDRERFRRVSFITQGYRREDVDAFARKIEDYFTDGAPISVDRVRSVVFPSERGGYDEAQVDAVLDAVVSVMLAVR
- a CDS encoding phosphatidate cytidylyltransferase, which translates into the protein MNADDDSRSPRDAVRRRKAELQAQLKVTRDDIERQVRDGRERFDQVNERITERTGRNLILAILIGVVLGGVLVASLIFVKVVFAVFATMIVGFTAFELAQALRRTGRYVDPIAAVIAAVFIIGTAYFIDAPSRGMVLAGAIAFVVVYRLVAQMASGVRRSVRDVVSDLATAAFIQIYVPWLASFAVVLVSQERGEWWTLAFIILVVSVDIGAYAAGLSFGKHPMAPKISPKKTWEGFAGAVGCSILAGVLLAVFMIDQPWWIGVILGVLILGSATVGDLAESMIKRDMGIKDMSSWLPGHGGFLDRLDSILPSAAVMFAVYTLVVH
- the frr gene encoding ribosome recycling factor; translated protein: MIADVLTETSSKMDRAVEVAKDDFATVRSGRANPQLFQRLLVDYYGSPTPLEQLASVNNTDARSIVISPYDKTAMKDIEQAIRDAPNLGVNPSNDGTIIRVTMPELTEERRKEYVKLVRGKGEDARVAIRNIRRRGKDDLDALKGEVGDDEVARGEKELEQITKSHTDAIDEALKRKEAELLEV
- the pyrH gene encoding UMP kinase, producing MSEKKRRVLLKLSGEAFGGGRLGVNPDVVGNIAREIAEAAREVEVAVVVGGGNFFRGAELSERGMERGRADYMGMLGTVMNALALQDFLEQAGATTRVQSAIEMTQVAEPYIPRRAERHLEKGRVVIFGAGAGLPYFSTDTVSAQRALEIGADVVLVAKNGVDGVYTADPRVDESATLIRTITYQEALQQGLKVVDSTAFSLCMDNHMPMQVFGMEPSGNVTAALRGSDIGTFVSN
- the tsf gene encoding translation elongation factor Ts, whose translation is MANFSIADLKALREQLGTGMADTKAALVEADGDVEKATEILRLKGAKGNAKRADRSTSEGLIVSRESDGSTTLIELACETDFVAKNEKFVALADTVADAVAAAGASSADEGLSADAGGKTVADVISEQAATIGEKIELRRVARVEGSHFAVYLHRTSKDLPPQIGVAVAYDGDDAETARAIAQHIAMFDPAYLTADDVPADVLDKEREIVTEISRNEGKPEAALPKIIEGRLNAFLKQVVLVEQAYARDSKVQVKKVLADSGLTVTGFARLKVGA
- the rpsB gene encoding 30S ribosomal protein S2 — encoded protein: MAVVTIRQLLDSGVHFGHQTRRWNPKMKRFIFTERSGIYIIDLQQSLAYIDRAYDFVKETVAHGGSILFVGTKKQAQEAIAEQATRVGQPYVNQRWLGGLLTNFQTVSKRLARMKELEELDYEDASKSAFTKKELLIKKRELDKLHKSLGGIRNLTKTPSALWIVDTKKEHLAVDEAKKLGIPVVAILDTNCDPDEVNYPIPGNDDAIRSVSLLTRIVADAAAEGLIQRHQKPAEGSEQAEPLAEWEQELLAAEQNESAPAPAAEDTSEAAAEETTEAPAAEKTEAPAAEAAEAPAADDAK